From a region of the Streptomyces caniferus genome:
- a CDS encoding DUF6480 family protein: MGSQYSDQDPRRSPGIAPGVGVPPGETPPGEGSTGAETGPRDNQTRGWAKGPVIILAIIVVLCAAFFIAYAVMVAV, from the coding sequence ATGGGCTCTCAATATTCCGATCAGGATCCACGCCGCTCGCCCGGTATCGCCCCTGGAGTCGGGGTACCGCCCGGGGAGACCCCGCCGGGCGAGGGCAGCACCGGCGCGGAGACCGGTCCCCGCGACAACCAGACCAGGGGCTGGGCCAAAGGCCCCGTCATCATCCTCGCCATCATCGTCGTGCTCTGCGCCGCGTTCTTCATCGCCTACGCCGTGATGGTGGCGGTGTGA
- a CDS encoding STAS domain-containing protein: protein MSESYELSVEVNVTEPEVAVVTVSGDLDGETGTSLHHQLANQIVHGRRYLVLDLRAVPFMDSSGLNIIIRASNEAKRLDGSLHLAAVSDVVLRLLDLTGISVTTPVHASPEDALAVIAAQRATKEPGRAESTRTA, encoded by the coding sequence GTGTCCGAGTCGTACGAGTTGAGTGTCGAAGTGAACGTCACCGAGCCCGAGGTGGCAGTGGTGACCGTGTCGGGGGATCTCGACGGTGAGACCGGCACCTCACTCCACCACCAGCTGGCCAATCAGATCGTGCACGGCCGGCGGTATCTCGTGCTGGACCTGCGGGCCGTGCCGTTCATGGACTCCTCGGGGCTGAACATCATCATCCGCGCGTCCAACGAGGCCAAGCGCCTCGACGGGAGCCTGCACCTGGCGGCGGTGTCCGATGTCGTGCTGCGCCTGCTCGACCTGACCGGGATCAGTGTGACCACCCCGGTCCACGCGAGCCCGGAGGACGCCCTCGCCGTGATCGCGGCCCAGCGCGCGACGAAGGAGCCCGGCCGGGCGGAAAGCACCCGCACCGCGTAG
- a CDS encoding GNAT family N-acetyltransferase, whose protein sequence is MPSAIGSAEMVRGLQERAARALPAERVKDAGGWRLRHAPGCSWWAGTVLPHGEAGPDALLRRVVAAEEFYAGQGAVTRFQISPGACPEHLDRLLAGRGYRRRSPMSLRVATTARVLEREPTGPLRVRWDDRPTRAWFGLWRAVHDRDGDASAQWGMLDRVERPSVYARAMSGDDVVAVGRAVADAGWAGVFGMATLPEARGRGAAHSVLAALADWAGVHGADRMYLQVERDNVPALRLYERAGFIEVCGYHYRTAR, encoded by the coding sequence GTGCCGTCCGCCATCGGCAGCGCGGAAATGGTGAGAGGGCTGCAGGAGAGAGCGGCCAGGGCCCTTCCGGCCGAGCGGGTCAAGGATGCGGGAGGGTGGCGGCTGCGCCATGCTCCCGGCTGTTCCTGGTGGGCGGGGACGGTGCTGCCGCATGGTGAGGCCGGGCCGGACGCCTTGCTGCGCAGGGTCGTGGCGGCGGAGGAGTTCTACGCCGGTCAGGGCGCGGTCACGCGGTTCCAGATCAGTCCCGGGGCGTGTCCGGAGCATCTCGACAGGCTTTTGGCGGGGCGTGGCTATCGCCGCCGGAGCCCGATGTCGTTGCGGGTGGCAACCACCGCCCGTGTTCTGGAGCGGGAGCCGACAGGGCCGCTGCGGGTTCGCTGGGACGACCGTCCGACACGCGCATGGTTCGGCCTCTGGCGCGCCGTGCATGACCGGGACGGGGACGCGTCCGCCCAGTGGGGCATGCTCGATCGCGTGGAGCGGCCCAGCGTCTACGCCCGCGCGATGTCAGGGGACGACGTGGTCGCGGTGGGCCGCGCGGTCGCCGATGCCGGCTGGGCGGGAGTGTTCGGTATGGCCACGCTTCCCGAGGCGCGTGGGAGGGGTGCGGCGCACAGCGTACTCGCGGCCCTGGCCGATTGGGCCGGCGTACACGGAGCCGACCGCATGTATCTCCAGGTGGAACGCGACAACGTCCCTGCCCTCCGGCTGTACGAGCGAGCGGGCTTCATCGAGGTGTGCGGTTACCACTACCGCACCGCCAGGTGA
- a CDS encoding DUF6153 family protein — MPRRPYVPTPPARRCRALFVLALLAGLLGMHALSPVITSAPVPHEHRMTVAATAHAHCHCGGDCGKGGHVHHADTTCASGALEGAPTPPALAPSPLRPAEPGAVAGAGGPKRRDGGRAPPSLAELQLLRI, encoded by the coding sequence ATGCCCCGCCGCCCGTACGTACCGACGCCGCCCGCCCGGCGCTGTCGTGCGCTCTTCGTACTCGCGCTGCTGGCGGGCCTGCTGGGCATGCACGCCCTCAGCCCCGTCATCACCTCGGCTCCCGTCCCGCACGAACACCGGATGACGGTGGCGGCCACTGCTCACGCGCACTGTCACTGCGGCGGCGACTGCGGCAAGGGCGGACACGTCCATCACGCCGACACCACCTGCGCGTCCGGCGCCCTCGAAGGGGCTCCGACGCCCCCTGCCCTGGCCCCTTCTCCCCTCCGCCCCGCTGAGCCCGGGGCCGTGGCGGGCGCCGGCGGGCCGAAGCGCCGGGACGGCGGGCGCGCTCCTCCCTCTCTGGCCGAACTCCAACTCCTGCGGATCTAG
- a CDS encoding AzlC family ABC transporter permease has product MGLGLVPLGLAFGVFVTQSGLAWWWASAFAALIYAGSFEFLLVGLVAAVAPLGTVALTALLVNVRHVFYTLSFPLHRVSGRFAKSYSTFALTDEAYALTTSEQARSWPGRRILWLQLFMHLYWAGGATAGGLLGSFIPDGVTGLDFALTALFTVLALDALRERRGDLPTPVLALLSALVARLAFPHQMLLAAFALFTAALLVRHFTARKRSRRA; this is encoded by the coding sequence GTGGGCCTGGGGCTGGTGCCGCTCGGTCTCGCCTTCGGCGTGTTCGTCACACAGTCCGGCCTCGCCTGGTGGTGGGCGAGCGCCTTCGCCGCGCTCATCTACGCCGGATCCTTCGAGTTCCTGCTCGTCGGCCTGGTCGCCGCCGTCGCACCGCTGGGAACAGTTGCCCTGACGGCGCTCCTGGTCAACGTCCGGCACGTCTTCTACACCCTGTCGTTCCCCTTGCACCGCGTCAGCGGGCGTTTCGCCAAGTCCTACAGCACCTTCGCCCTCACCGACGAGGCATACGCCCTGACGACGAGCGAGCAGGCCCGCTCCTGGCCCGGCCGCCGCATCCTCTGGCTCCAGTTGTTCATGCACCTGTACTGGGCAGGGGGCGCAACCGCCGGGGGTCTGCTCGGCTCCTTCATCCCCGACGGCGTCACCGGCCTGGACTTCGCGCTGACCGCGTTGTTCACCGTCCTGGCCCTCGACGCCCTCCGGGAGCGGCGCGGCGACCTGCCCACCCCCGTCCTCGCCCTGCTCAGCGCACTGGTCGCCCGCCTCGCCTTCCCCCACCAGATGCTCCTGGCCGCCTTCGCCCTGTTCACCGCCGCTCTCCTGGTCCGGCATTTCACCGCCCGAAAGAGGTCCCGCCGTGCCTGA
- a CDS encoding branched-chain amino acid transporter permease, with translation MPDTPYLIAAVAVSTAVTWALRALPFVALAPLRASSTVRYLSTRMPVGVMVLLLAYCLRDVPVTDISGLAPLTALAVTVGLHLWRRNALLSILGGTTVHVVLASTFLGH, from the coding sequence GTGCCTGACACCCCCTACCTGATCGCGGCAGTCGCCGTGTCCACTGCCGTCACCTGGGCCCTGCGCGCCCTGCCGTTCGTCGCCCTCGCCCCACTGCGCGCCAGCAGCACCGTCCGATACCTCAGCACCCGTATGCCCGTCGGCGTGATGGTGCTCCTGCTCGCCTACTGCCTGCGCGACGTCCCCGTGACCGACATCAGCGGCCTCGCCCCGCTGACAGCCCTGGCCGTCACCGTCGGGCTTCACCTGTGGCGCCGCAACGCCCTGCTGAGCATCCTCGGCGGCACCACCGTCCACGTCGTTCTCGCCAGCACCTTCCTGGGGCACTGA
- a CDS encoding carbohydrate-binding protein — protein sequence MSPRHVRTFAAVVTAACLGLAAAGTALAGDDGKGAAAPQSLGSNWYAAAPYLMPLDNNPPDASAVMDATGLKAFQLAFVLAPNGGGCAPTWDGTSPVGSDTAVAGVIAAIRAKGGDVSASVGGYGGTKLGQTCATPEATAAAYQQVVDKYGLKALDFDLEEPEYENAAAIHNEIGAAKILQQKNPGIYLSITTAGTADGTGWFGKQMLDEAKSQSFTPDNFSIMPFDGGFNGAASQTAALTKFNSLLRSTFGWDEATAYAHEGISQMNGRSDTGEYFTQTDFQTVLDFATAHHMARFTNWSVNRDRQCSPPDNNGRTSGTCSSVPQSAYDFTKYSVKFAGATPPTTPPTTPPGNGGCTAAAYSAGTVYVGGDTASYNGHTWRAKWWTQGETPSTGGSGVWQDLGAC from the coding sequence GTGTCACCTCGTCACGTCAGAACATTCGCCGCCGTCGTCACGGCGGCCTGCCTCGGGCTCGCCGCGGCCGGTACGGCTCTCGCCGGCGACGACGGCAAGGGCGCCGCGGCCCCGCAGTCCCTGGGCAGCAACTGGTACGCCGCGGCGCCGTATCTCATGCCGCTCGACAACAACCCGCCGGACGCCTCGGCGGTGATGGACGCCACCGGCCTGAAGGCCTTCCAGCTCGCCTTCGTCCTGGCGCCGAACGGCGGTGGCTGTGCGCCGACTTGGGACGGCACCAGCCCGGTGGGCTCGGACACCGCGGTGGCCGGCGTGATAGCCGCGATCCGCGCCAAGGGCGGAGATGTCTCCGCCTCCGTCGGCGGGTACGGCGGCACCAAGCTCGGACAGACCTGCGCCACCCCCGAGGCGACAGCCGCCGCGTACCAGCAGGTCGTCGACAAGTACGGCCTCAAGGCACTCGACTTCGACCTGGAGGAACCGGAGTACGAGAACGCCGCCGCCATCCACAACGAAATCGGGGCCGCCAAGATCCTCCAGCAGAAGAACCCCGGTATCTACCTCTCCATCACCACGGCCGGCACCGCCGACGGCACCGGCTGGTTCGGCAAGCAGATGCTCGACGAGGCCAAGTCCCAGTCCTTCACCCCGGACAACTTCTCCATCATGCCCTTCGACGGCGGCTTCAACGGTGCGGCTTCCCAGACCGCCGCGCTCACCAAGTTCAACTCCCTGCTGCGGTCCACCTTCGGCTGGGACGAGGCCACCGCGTACGCCCACGAGGGCATCTCGCAGATGAACGGCCGCAGCGACACCGGTGAGTACTTCACCCAGACCGACTTCCAGACGGTGCTGGACTTCGCGACCGCCCACCACATGGCGCGCTTCACGAACTGGTCCGTCAACCGGGACCGGCAGTGTTCCCCGCCGGACAACAACGGCCGGACGTCCGGCACCTGCAGCAGCGTTCCGCAGAGCGCCTACGACTTCACCAAGTACTCGGTGAAGTTCGCCGGGGCCACCCCACCCACCACTCCCCCCACCACTCCGCCCGGCAACGGCGGCTGCACGGCGGCCGCCTACAGCGCCGGCACCGTCTATGTGGGCGGCGACACGGCCTCGTACAACGGTCATACCTGGAGGGCCAAGTGGTGGACACAGGGCGAGACGCCCTCCACCGGCGGCTCGGGCGTCTGGCAGGACCTCGGCGCCTGCTGA
- a CDS encoding DUF305 domain-containing protein, with amino-acid sequence MKPTCPLRRRITLVASTAACALVLVACGSNDSGDQSGHGSPSKRASSPSARVPSGTHNAADVAFAKGMIPHHRQAVEMADLAATRAASQQVKELADKIKKAQDPEIRTMSGWLTAWGEQVPEEMPGMDHSAHSEMPGMKGMKEMDALRKKSGKDFDTSFLQMMVGHHQGAVKMAGTEQDKGAYGRAKTLAAGIIKAQNAEITQMNKLLG; translated from the coding sequence ATGAAGCCCACCTGTCCCCTCCGCCGCCGGATCACCCTCGTTGCCTCAACTGCCGCCTGCGCCCTGGTGCTGGTTGCCTGCGGCAGCAATGACAGTGGCGACCAGTCCGGGCACGGCTCCCCCTCGAAGCGCGCCTCCTCGCCGAGCGCCCGGGTTCCGTCCGGTACGCACAATGCTGCCGACGTGGCCTTCGCGAAGGGCATGATCCCGCACCACCGGCAGGCCGTGGAGATGGCCGACCTGGCCGCGACCCGAGCCGCGTCCCAGCAGGTCAAGGAGCTCGCCGACAAGATCAAGAAGGCCCAGGACCCGGAGATCAGGACCATGTCCGGGTGGCTGACCGCCTGGGGCGAGCAGGTGCCCGAGGAGATGCCCGGCATGGACCACTCCGCCCACTCGGAGATGCCCGGCATGAAGGGCATGAAGGAGATGGACGCGCTCAGGAAGAAGTCCGGCAAGGACTTCGACACGTCCTTCCTGCAGATGATGGTCGGACACCACCAGGGCGCGGTGAAGATGGCGGGCACCGAACAGGACAAGGGCGCCTACGGCCGGGCGAAGACGCTGGCCGCCGGCATCATCAAGGCCCAGAACGCCGAGATCACCCAGATGAACAAGCTGCTCGGCTAG
- a CDS encoding M4 family metallopeptidase yields MVAVGVQAGSASAQPDRTTGASAVQLSSAQRASALVEAQHTASATAAKIGLGAQEKLVVRDVVKDADGTVHTRYERTYEGLPVLGGDLVVHEAANGTHSVTKATDAPISVAGTSAALAPSAAKKSALSAAAAKKNTGTSASAAPRKVIWAATGKPVLAYETVVTGVQKDGTPSELHVVTDAATGRKLFQNEAIETGTGTSTYSGKVALTTTKSGSTYRLTDGARGGHKTYDLKQNTSGTGTLFTDANDVWGGGRQTAGVDAHYGAAVTWDFYKNTFGRNGIRGDGKGAYSRVHYGSNYVNAFWDDDCFCMTYGDGEGNAHPLTSLDVAAHEMSHGVTAATAGLNYSGESGGLNEATSDIFGTSAEFYAKNTSDPGDYLIGEKIDINGDGTPLRYMDKPSKDGASADYWSSGVGNKDVHYSSGVANHFFYLLSEGSGAKTINGVRYNSPTSDGSKVTGIGRAKAEKIWYKALTTYMTSTTNYKAARAATLKAAGALYGTTSAEYKAVGAAWTGVNVK; encoded by the coding sequence ATGGTGGCCGTCGGCGTCCAGGCCGGTTCGGCCAGCGCACAGCCGGACCGTACGACCGGTGCCTCGGCGGTCCAGCTCTCCAGCGCGCAGCGGGCATCCGCGCTCGTGGAAGCGCAGCACACCGCCTCCGCCACCGCCGCGAAGATCGGCCTCGGCGCGCAGGAGAAGCTCGTCGTGCGGGACGTCGTCAAGGACGCGGACGGCACGGTCCACACCCGGTACGAGCGCACCTACGAGGGACTTCCGGTCCTGGGCGGCGACCTGGTGGTGCACGAGGCCGCGAACGGCACCCACAGCGTCACCAAGGCGACCGACGCCCCCATATCCGTGGCCGGCACGTCTGCCGCGCTCGCCCCCTCCGCCGCGAAGAAGAGTGCGCTCAGCGCCGCCGCCGCGAAGAAGAACACCGGGACCAGCGCCTCCGCCGCGCCGCGCAAGGTGATCTGGGCCGCTACGGGCAAGCCGGTGCTCGCGTACGAAACCGTCGTCACCGGCGTCCAGAAGGACGGCACGCCCAGCGAGCTGCACGTCGTCACCGACGCGGCCACCGGCCGGAAGCTGTTCCAGAACGAGGCCATCGAGACCGGCACCGGTACCAGCACCTACAGCGGCAAGGTCGCGCTCACCACCACCAAGAGCGGATCGACCTACCGGCTCACCGACGGTGCCCGCGGCGGCCACAAGACCTACGACCTCAAGCAGAACACGTCGGGCACCGGCACGCTCTTCACCGACGCGAACGACGTATGGGGCGGCGGGCGTCAGACCGCCGGTGTCGACGCCCACTACGGGGCGGCCGTCACCTGGGACTTCTACAAGAACACCTTCGGCCGCAACGGCATCCGTGGCGACGGCAAGGGCGCCTACTCCCGCGTCCACTACGGCAGCAACTACGTCAACGCCTTCTGGGACGACGACTGCTTCTGCATGACCTACGGCGACGGCGAGGGGAACGCCCACCCGCTCACCTCCCTCGACGTGGCCGCCCACGAGATGAGCCACGGCGTCACCGCCGCCACTGCCGGACTCAACTACAGCGGCGAGTCCGGCGGCCTCAACGAGGCCACGTCCGACATCTTCGGCACGTCGGCCGAGTTCTACGCCAAGAACACCTCGGACCCGGGCGACTACCTCATCGGCGAGAAGATCGACATCAACGGCGACGGCACCCCGCTGCGCTACATGGACAAGCCGTCGAAGGACGGGGCCTCGGCCGACTACTGGTCCAGTGGCGTCGGCAACAAGGACGTGCACTACTCGTCCGGTGTCGCCAACCACTTCTTCTACCTGCTGTCCGAGGGCAGCGGCGCCAAGACCATCAACGGCGTCCGCTACAACAGCCCCACCTCGGACGGCTCCAAGGTCACCGGGATCGGCCGGGCCAAGGCCGAGAAGATCTGGTACAAGGCCCTCACCACGTACATGACCTCCACCACCAACTACAAGGCCGCGCGCGCCGCGACCCTGAAGGCGGCGGGCGCCCTGTACGGCACCACCAGTGCCGAATACAAGGCGGTTGGCGCCGCATGGACGGGCGTCAACGTGAAGTAG
- a CDS encoding tautomerase family protein — MPYIRVTVPDPDLPADVQSALAEGLTRLAVSALRKSSARTIVHIDLVPAGSYFIGGRPLAGHRDAHVEVSITMGTNSAAEKAAFIARAGELLSDTLGPLPRSGVALHELHPESYGYNGVTQFDYYRRAGDVPAVPAAG; from the coding sequence ATGCCGTACATCCGGGTCACCGTCCCCGACCCCGACCTCCCAGCCGACGTCCAGAGCGCCCTCGCCGAAGGTCTGACCCGGCTGGCGGTCTCGGCCCTGCGCAAGTCCAGCGCGCGCACCATCGTCCACATCGATCTGGTCCCGGCCGGCAGCTACTTCATCGGCGGCAGGCCGTTGGCCGGCCACCGCGACGCGCATGTGGAGGTCAGCATCACCATGGGCACGAACAGCGCCGCGGAGAAGGCCGCGTTCATCGCCCGGGCCGGTGAACTGCTGTCGGACACCCTCGGCCCGCTTCCCCGGTCCGGCGTCGCGCTGCACGAACTCCACCCCGAGAGCTACGGCTACAACGGAGTGACCCAGTTCGACTACTACCGCCGGGCCGGGGACGTACCGGCTGTGCCCGCTGCCGGCTGA
- a CDS encoding HAD-IA family hydrolase codes for MLERVLAGELPCRPLDALHRLMLDDVLAEHGLDDLGAAERDALVQAWHRLRPWPDAAPGLELLHDSRVVTATLSNGGVGLLARLTKQAGLRFDCILSAELAKSYKPDPAVYLMAAELLEVEPQRLLMVACHPDDLEAAAEAGLRTAYVPRPLEWGPDAERVDPPDEVDLVADDVIGLARALGATD; via the coding sequence GTGCTGGAACGGGTCCTGGCCGGAGAGCTGCCCTGCCGGCCGCTGGACGCTCTGCACCGGCTCATGCTCGACGACGTCCTGGCCGAGCACGGGCTCGACGATCTCGGCGCGGCCGAACGGGATGCGCTCGTGCAGGCCTGGCACCGTCTGCGCCCCTGGCCCGATGCCGCCCCCGGTCTGGAGCTGCTCCACGACAGCCGGGTGGTGACCGCGACGCTGTCGAACGGTGGAGTCGGCCTGCTCGCCCGCCTCACCAAACAGGCGGGGCTCCGCTTCGACTGCATCCTGTCGGCCGAGCTGGCCAAGTCCTACAAGCCCGACCCCGCGGTCTACCTCATGGCCGCCGAGCTGCTCGAGGTGGAGCCGCAGCGGCTCCTCATGGTGGCCTGCCACCCTGACGACCTCGAAGCGGCGGCCGAGGCCGGGCTCCGGACCGCCTATGTCCCCCGTCCGCTGGAGTGGGGGCCGGACGCCGAGCGGGTCGATCCGCCCGACGAGGTCGACCTCGTCGCCGACGACGTGATCGGCCTGGCCCGCGCGCTGGGGGCGACGGACTGA
- a CDS encoding LysR family transcriptional regulator, translating to MTVNLPQLRAFLAVVDAGGFSAAAAELGMSQSAVSHAVASLERELAAPLLVRATPARTTALGERVLPHARLALSAARSVEQIAADANETMTGTVRLAATPTVCQGLVPGLLRHWGEDQPRITVRVFEGDSAEVSGWLADGTTDAAVLIDPPPGPGIQLAVDSYRALLPRDHPLAHEPLVDLRDLEDDPFLISPNGCEARIRTIHGLAGLCFTPTHRVRDLATLISMVQAGIGVTVLSEVSRSLIPPDLVLLPLAPRTSRRLVLTGPQDRPWHPAVRTLAESAVGHLARTASPPSPLPEEGVAQPSPQHTL from the coding sequence ATGACCGTGAACCTCCCCCAGTTGAGGGCGTTCCTCGCCGTCGTCGATGCGGGCGGCTTCAGCGCGGCCGCCGCCGAACTGGGCATGAGCCAGTCAGCGGTGTCACACGCCGTCGCCTCCCTGGAACGCGAGCTGGCCGCCCCGCTGCTGGTCCGCGCCACCCCGGCACGGACGACGGCACTCGGCGAACGGGTCCTGCCGCACGCCCGCCTCGCGTTGTCGGCGGCCCGGTCCGTGGAGCAGATCGCGGCCGACGCCAACGAGACGATGACCGGCACCGTGCGGCTGGCCGCCACACCAACCGTCTGCCAGGGACTGGTCCCCGGCCTGCTCCGGCACTGGGGCGAGGACCAGCCGCGGATCACGGTGCGGGTCTTCGAGGGTGACAGCGCCGAAGTCTCGGGCTGGCTGGCGGACGGCACGACCGATGCCGCCGTCCTGATCGACCCGCCGCCCGGTCCCGGCATCCAACTCGCCGTCGACTCCTACCGGGCCCTGCTGCCCCGGGACCACCCCTTGGCGCACGAGCCGCTCGTCGACCTCCGCGACCTGGAGGACGACCCGTTCCTGATCTCGCCCAACGGCTGCGAGGCCCGCATCCGTACGATCCACGGCCTGGCCGGACTGTGCTTCACCCCCACCCACCGGGTGCGGGACCTGGCGACCCTGATCAGCATGGTGCAGGCCGGTATCGGCGTGACCGTCCTGTCGGAGGTGTCCCGCTCCCTGATCCCGCCTGACCTGGTCCTGCTGCCGCTGGCGCCCCGGACCTCGCGCCGCCTCGTACTGACCGGACCGCAGGACCGCCCCTGGCACCCGGCGGTCCGCACCTTGGCGGAGTCAGCCGTCGGCCACCTGGCCCGAACAGCGTCGCCTCCGTCTCCCCTGCCGGAGGAAGGAGTGGCACAACCGTCGCCCCAGCACACGCTGTGA
- a CDS encoding glutathione-independent formaldehyde dehydrogenase translates to MKAVVYKGPYSVEIEDVAKPGIQHPNEVVVRVTSTAICGSDLHMYEGRTAAEPGIVFGHENMGIIEKLGPGVTSLKEGDRVVMPFNVACGFCTNCLEGYTGFCQTVNPGFAGGAYGYVSMGPWAGGQAEYLRVPYADFNCLKLPPGNEHESDFMLLADIFPTGYHGCELAQVRPGESVAVYGGGPVGLMAAYSALLRGASKVFVVDRIPERLEKAREIGAVPVNFAEGDPVQQIKDQTNGAGTDKGVDAVGYQAMAHGGAREEPATVLNSLVETVRATGALGVPGLYVPADPGGPDEQAKKGMLLVSIGKLFEKGLRMGTGQCNVKRYNRRLRDMIIEGRAKPSFVVSHELPLDQAPSAYDKFDKRIEGYTKVVLHP, encoded by the coding sequence ATGAAAGCCGTCGTCTACAAAGGGCCGTACTCCGTGGAGATCGAGGATGTCGCCAAGCCCGGCATCCAGCACCCCAACGAGGTGGTCGTCAGGGTCACCTCCACTGCGATCTGCGGCTCGGACCTGCACATGTACGAAGGGCGCACGGCGGCGGAGCCGGGCATCGTCTTCGGTCACGAGAACATGGGGATCATCGAGAAACTCGGTCCGGGCGTCACCTCACTCAAGGAGGGCGACCGTGTGGTCATGCCCTTCAATGTCGCCTGCGGGTTCTGCACCAATTGCCTCGAGGGATACACCGGATTCTGTCAGACCGTCAATCCGGGATTTGCGGGCGGCGCCTACGGATATGTCTCCATGGGACCCTGGGCGGGCGGCCAGGCCGAATATCTTCGCGTTCCCTACGCCGACTTCAACTGCCTGAAGCTGCCACCGGGAAACGAGCACGAGAGCGACTTCATGCTGCTCGCCGACATCTTCCCGACCGGCTATCACGGCTGTGAACTCGCCCAGGTACGCCCGGGCGAGAGCGTCGCGGTGTACGGCGGCGGGCCGGTGGGGCTCATGGCCGCCTACTCCGCTCTCCTGCGCGGGGCGAGCAAGGTCTTCGTCGTCGACCGGATTCCCGAGCGGCTGGAGAAGGCCCGGGAAATCGGCGCGGTCCCGGTCAACTTCGCCGAGGGCGACCCGGTGCAGCAGATCAAGGACCAGACGAACGGCGCCGGCACCGACAAGGGCGTGGACGCCGTCGGCTATCAGGCCATGGCGCACGGCGGGGCCCGCGAGGAACCGGCGACCGTCCTGAACTCGCTCGTCGAGACGGTGCGGGCCACCGGCGCCCTCGGCGTGCCGGGCTTGTACGTCCCGGCCGATCCGGGTGGCCCTGACGAGCAGGCCAAGAAGGGCATGCTCCTCGTATCGATCGGCAAGCTCTTCGAGAAGGGCCTGCGGATGGGCACGGGGCAGTGCAACGTGAAGCGTTACAACCGCCGTCTGCGCGACATGATCATCGAGGGCCGGGCGAAGCCGAGCTTCGTCGTCTCGCATGAACTGCCTCTTGACCAGGCACCTTCGGCGTACGACAAGTTCGACAAGCGCATCGAGGGCTATACGAAGGTGGTCCTGCATCCGTAG